In Leptodactylus fuscus isolate aLepFus1 chromosome 2, aLepFus1.hap2, whole genome shotgun sequence, one genomic interval encodes:
- the LOC142195523 gene encoding protein-lysine methyltransferase METTL21E-like: protein MADEQGHENDDIIVEEILNRRYVPVSLKSVAWESFIFAGHEIKIVESTDLYGATVWPSALVLCYFLEKHGNQLCIEDKNIIEIGSGTGLVAIVASLLGARVTATDLEELIGNLQYNVLKNTKMKSKHVPQVKQLIWGSDLEKKFPKNSLDFDYIFAADVVYNHPYLEELLETFDHLCSVNTTILWVMKFRKENMDLENAFIQKFQKLFDMNVTYNLPSLGIKLYTARRYNNKK, encoded by the exons GTCATGAGAATGATGATATTATAGTCGAAGAAATTCTCAACCGGCGATATGTACCAGTTTCTCTTAAAAGCGTTGCATGGGAAAGTTTTATCTTTGCTGGACATGAGATAAAAATAGTGGAATCAACAGATCTGTATGGTGCTACGGTTTGGCCTTCA GCTCTTGTGTTGTGTTATTTTTTGGAGAAACATGGAAACCAGTTATGTATAGAAGATAAAAACATAATTGAGATAGGATCTGGGACAGGGCTAGTTGCGATTGTGGCGAGTCTACTTG GGGCTCGTGTTACAGCAACTGATCTGGAGGAATTGATTGGAAACCTGCAGTACAATGTACTTAAGAATACCAAAATGAAAAGTAAACATGTCCCACAAGTTAAACAACTTATCTGGGGATCTGATTTAGAGAAGAAGTTTCCAAAGAACTCCTTAGACTTTGACTATATTTTTGCAGCTGATGTTGTTTACAACCATCCATATTTGGAAGAACTTTTGGAGACATTTGATCATTTGTGCAGTGTAAACACCACTATCCTTTGGGTCATGAAATTTAGGAAAGAAAATATGGATTTGGAAAATGCATTTATTCAGAAATTTCAAAAACTATTTGATATGAATGTTACCTACAATCTGCCATCTCTGGGCATAAAACTCTACACAGCTAGAcgatacaacaacaaaaaataa